The sequence GAACGTCGACTACGCACCGATCGCCGAGCTCACCGGCCGATCGTTCATCGCGCCGTACGTCTTCAACTGCAACGCGCCCGACACCGGCAACATGGAAGTGCTGCTCAAGTACGGCAACCAGGCACAGAAGGACGAGTGGCTCGAACCGCTGCTCGACGGCCGGATCCGCAGCGCTTTCCTGATGACCGAGCCGGCGGTCGCGTCGAGTGATGCCACCAACATGGAGGTCACCGCGATCATCGACGGCGACGAGATCGTCCTCAACGGCACCAAGTGGTTCTCCACGGGTGTGGGCCACGAGGACTGCGAGATCTTCATCGTGATGGCGCTCACCGACCCCGAAGCTGACCGGCACCGCCGGCACTCGATGGTCCTGGTCCCGCGGCGTACTCCCGGCGTGAAGGTCGAGCGGCTGCTCACCACGATGGGCTACTTCGACGAGCCCCACGGCCACGGCGAGGTGTCGTTGACGGACGTACGCGTCCCGCTCGACAACTTCATCGCCGGGCCGGGCGAGGCGTTCGCGATCGCGCAGGGTCGGCTGGGTCCGGGCCGGATCCACCACTGCATGCGGCTGATCGGGCTGGCCGAGAGGTCGTTGGAGTTGGCGATCGAGCGCGGCACGTCGCGTACGGCCTTCGGCAAACCGATCATCAATCTGGGCGGCAACCGCGAACGGGTGGCCCAGGCCCGGATCGCGATCGAGTCGACCCGGTTGCTCGTCCTCAATGCTGCCTGGAAGCTTGACGTCGGCGGCTCGATGAATGCCATCAGCGAGGTCTCCCAGATCAAGGTCGCAGCGCCGCGGATGGCGCTCGACGTCATCGACTTCGCGATGCAGATCCACGGCGGTGCCGGGCTGACCGACGACTTCCCGTTGGCGGCTGCCTGGACCGGCGCGCGGTCGCTGCGGTTCGCCGACGGCCCCGACGAGGTCCACCTGGGGCTGATCGCCCGCCTCGAACTGATGAGGTATGGCAAGTGAGCCGGGTCCTCATCACTGGCGGGGCCTCGGGTCTAGGTGCGGCGCTTGCCGCCCAGTACCTCAAGCGTGGAGACCAGGTCCTGGTCACCGACGTCGCCCCGAACTTCGACGCCCCGAAGGGTGCCGACTACCTGCAACTCAACGTCACCTCCGACGCCCACTGGGACCGTGCCCGGATCTGGGTTCAGGACATGTGGGGCGGTCTCGACCTGCTGATCAACAATGCCGGGATCGCGACCGGCGGTCGGATCGACGTCGAGCCGATGTACGAGTGGGAGCGAGTGATCGACATCAACCTGCTCGGGGTCGTACGCGGCTGTCAGACCTTCGTCCCGATGATGAAGGAAGCGGGCGCCGGTCACATCGCCAACACCGCGAGCGCCGCGGGCCTCGTACACCCACCGGGATCCTCGTCCTATGTCGCGGTGAAGGCCGCCGTCGTCGGGGTGAGCGAGTCGCTGGCGTACGAGTTGGCGCCGTGGGGGATCGCGGTCTCGGCGATCTGCCCAGCGTTCTTCCGGACCAACCTGGCCTCCTCGCTCAACGGCTCCGACGAGCTGATGGCACGAGTCGCGGCGAAGATGGTCAACAACGCGACGTTGACGGCCGATGACGTGGCGGCCAAGGTCGTTCAGGGACTCGACAAGCGCCTGCTGTTGGTGATCCCCGACAAGCCTGCTCGCAAGGGGTACCTCACCAAGAAGTACGCCCGAAAACTCTATGACAAGACCCAGTACGGCTTCGGGGCGCGGCTCCGCGCCATGGCCGAACGTACCGACGAAGGACGATGACATGACCAAGGGCACGATTCTGATCACCGGCGCCAGTTCCGGCCTGGGCGCCGAGATGGCGCGCCAGTTCGCCGACCTCGGGTACGGCCTGGCGATCACCGCGCGGCGTACCGAGCGGCTGGACGAACTGGCAGCCGAGATCACCGCGAAGCACACGGACCGCAAGGTCATCACGAAGGCGCTCGACGTCAACGACGACGAAGCCGTCTTTGCGGTGTTCCGCGAGGTCGCCGCCGAATTCGGCCAGCTCGACCGCGTCATCATCAACGCCGGCCTCGGCAAGGGTGCCCCGCTCGGCACCGGCCGCTACGACGCCAATCGGCAGACTGCAATGACCAACTTCGTGGCCGCGCTCGCCCAGACCGAGGCCGCCATGGAGATCTTCCGTGCCCAGAGCAGCGGCCACCTCGTGATGATCTCCTCGGTGTCAGCGATGCGAGGCATGCGCAAGACGATCACCACGTACGCCGCCACCAAGGCCGGCGTCGCAGCGCTCGCCGAGGGGCTGCTCAACGAGAACGTCAAGAAGAAGGGCATCGACGTCTCGATCATCTACCCGGGCTACATCCGTTCGGAGATGAACGAGAAGGTCGCGCAGCAGACGAAGTTCATGGTCGACACGCAGACCGGCGTACGTGCCATGGTCGACGCGATCGAGAAGCGCAAGGAGAAGGCGCTGGTGCCGTCCTGGCCGTGGGTCCCGCTCGGTTTCGCCCTGAAGAACGCTCCGATGGGAATCGTGCGGAGGATCTTCTAGTCGTGTCCGATACAGAAAGGCTGGGAGCAAGACAGGTCCGCGACGAGGATGCGTTCGATGTGGCGACGGTCGATGCCTGGCTCCGCGGTGCCGCCGACGCGTCTGCGTGGGGTGACGGGCTGCCGGACGTACGCCAGTTCCCCGGCGGCGCCTCGAACCTGACCTACCTGCTCCGCTACCCGAACCAGGACCTGATCCTCCGACGCCCGCCTGCCGGGACGAAGGCCGCCGGTGCCCACGACATGGGTCGGGAGTACCGGATCCAGGCTGCGCTGGCACCGGTCTTCCCGTACGTCGCTCCGATGGTCGCGCTCTGCACGGACGAGACGGTGCTGGGGTCCGACTTCTACGTAATGGAGCGCCTTGTCGGATCGATCCCGCGCAAGGACTTCGATGTCGAGCTCACCGCCGCGCAGACCCGGGAGTTGTGCATCAACACCCTGGACCTGCTGGTCGACCTGCATGCGGTGGACCCTGCCGCTGCCGGACTCGATGCACTCGGCAAGGGCGAGGGATATGTAGCGCGTCAGATCGGTGGGTGGACCACGCGCTATCGCAACGTGGTCACCGACAACGTCTCCGACATGGAGGATCTGATGGCGTGGCTGGCGGCCAACCAGCCGGCCGATCGCGGTAGCTGCCTGATCCACAACGACTTCCGGTTCGACAACGTCGTGTTCAGCGATGCGGATCCGACTCGGCCGATCGGCCTGCTCGACTGGGAGTTGGCGACCCTCGGCGACCCGCTCATGGATCTGGGCTGCGTCCTGTCGTACTGGATCGAAGCCAGCGACGACGACATGTGGCAGTTCGTCCGGATGCAGCCGTCGAACGCGCCGGGCATGCTGAGTCGCGCCGAGGTGGTCGCGTACTACAGCGAGAAGTCGGGGCTCAGCGTCACCGACGAGGAGTGGAAGTTCTACGAGGCGTACGGCCTGTTCCGGCTTGCCGGGATCGCGCAGCAGATCTACTACCGCTACCACCACGGCCAGACCACGAACCCCCGCTTCGAGCACTTCTGGGTCTTCGTGAACATGCTCGGCGACCGTGCGCGTCAGGTTGCCGGCCTGCCCGCTCCGGGCGCGAGCGTATGAGTGTGTTGCTCCTGGTCAGGCACGGCCAGGCGTCCTTCGGGGCCGCCGATTACGACGCGCTCTCCGACCTCGGTCACGAGCAGGCACGGATTCTCGGTGCGGCGCTCAAGGCACGGGGCGTACGCCCGGACCGGATCGTGCGTGGCCGGATGCGTCGCCACGACGAGACCGCGGCAGGCATCCTGGACGGACTCGGCGGGGGACCGGAACCGACCATCGATGAGGGCTGGAATGAGTTCGACTTCCTCAAGGTCCTCGCGGTCCACCCGATCGCACCCGAACCCGATCTCGACCATGCGGGCTTCCAGCGCTTCTTCGAGGACGCCACCGGGCGATGGATCAGCGGTGGGTACGACCATGAGTACGACGAATCGTTCGGTCAGTTCACCGGCCGCGTCGACGAAGCGCTCGACCGAGCCGCTGTCGCGTCAGGTGTGACGGTGGTCGTCACCTCGGGCGGCCCGATCGGGGTGGTCGCATCACGTCTGACGGCTGGTGACGCGAGCCTATGGCAACGGTTCAACCGGGTTGCAGTCAACAGTGCGGTCACGAAGGTGATCACCGGCCGCTCCGGCGCCACGCTGTCGACCTTCAACGAGCACAGTCACCTGGAACACGACCGCGCGCTGCTCAGCTACCGCTGACCGCCGAAACCCGGCATCGGTCACGCCGAGACCCGGCATCGGTCACGCCGAAACCCGGCATCCGTCACGCCGAAACCCGGCATCGGTCATGCCGAAACCCGGCATCCGTACTGCGATGACCGGATCCATTTTCGCGGCCCAGGCAGAGTCGGGTCTCGGGGTGACAAACGTCGGGTCTCGGCTGACAAGTTCCGGGTTTCGGCGTGACCGATGCCGGGTTTCGGCGTGGACCGAGGCACCAATTCCGACAGTTGTGTAGGAATATGGGCGCATGGCATCGAACATCGTCTCTGCCCGGAACCTCGACTTCCTGCTCAACGAGTGGCTGAAGGTCGAGGCGCTCACCGACCGTGAGCGTTTCCAGGACTTCTCCAAGGCTGACTTCGACGGACTCCTCGAACTGTGCGAGCAGGTCGCGACCGATCACTTCGCGACCCATTTCCGCAAGAGCGACGAGCAGGAGCCCACGTTCGACGGCACCAGGGTCACCCTGATCCCGGAGATCGGTGAGGCGCTCAAGGTCTTCGCCGAGATGGACGGTTTCGCGCTGCAGGCTGACCACGAGTTCGGCGGCATGCAGCTGCCCTCGACCGTGGGCACTGCAGCGGCCACCTGGTTCACTGCCGCCAACATCGGTACGGCCTGCTACTCGTTCCTCACCCAGGCCAACGCCAGCCTCCTCGCCGCACACGGCGACGACCACATCAAGGACACCTTCGTACGCCCGATGCTGCAGGGCCGTTGGTTCGGCACGATGGCGATGTCGGAGCCGCATGCGGGGACCTCGCTCGGCGACGTGATCACGCGCGCCGTCCCGGATGACTACGGCACGTACCGGATCTTCGGATCGAAGATGTGGATCTCGGGTGGTGACCACGAGATCGCGGAAAATATCGTGCATCTCGTCCTCGCCAAGCTGCCGGACGCCCCGGCAGGCACCAGGGGCATCTCGCTGTTCGTCGTGCCGAAGTTCCTGGTCAACGAGGACGGCGGCCTCGGCGAGCGCAATGACGTGGTGCTCTCGAGCATCAACCACAAGCTCGGTTCGCGTGGCACGGTCAACACTGCGCCGGTCTTCGGTGACGGCGCGTACACGCCGGGCGGCATGGCGGGCGCCGTCGGCTACCTCGTCGGAGAGCCGCACAAGGGCCTGAAGTACATGTTCCACATGATGAATGCCGCCCGTCTGGCGGTCGGCACCGCGGCGACCGGCACTGCGTCCGCGGCCTACCTCAAATCGCTGGAGTACGCCCGCACCCGGCCGCAGGGTCGCTCGGTAACCGACGGTGATCAGAGCACACCGCAGGTCAACATCATCGAGCACACCGACGTACGCCGAATGCTGCTCGCGCAGAAGGCGTACGTCGAGGGCGCCCTCGGTCTCACGCTCTACTGCGCACGCCTGCTCGACGACGAGGCGACTCTGGAGGGCGACGCCGCCCGTGAGGCTTCGCAGGTCCTCGGGGTCCTCACTCCGATCGTGAAGTCGTGGCCGTCGCAGTGGGGCCAGGAGTCGACCTCGCTGGCCATCCAGGTGCTCGGCGGAGCCGGCTACACCCGTGATTACGACATCGAGCAGCACTGGCGCGACCAGCGGCTCAACCCGATCCACGAGGGTACGCACGGCGTCCAGGCTCTCGACCTCCTCGGTCGCAAGATCCTGATGGACGGCGGAGCAGGTCTGATGGCGCTCGCTGGCCGGATCGAGCAGACCATCAACCGGGCCACCCTGGCCGGTGGCGATCTCGCGGAGTACGCCGCCCAGCTCAAGGTGCAGCTCGACCGCCTCGGCGAGGTCACGTTCGGCCTGGTGAGCCTCGGTGATCCCGAGAAGATGATGGCCAACGCGACCGTCTACCTCGAGGCGGCCGGACATCTCGTCGTCGCCTGGATCTGGCTGGAGCAGCTCATCGTTGCCGGGATCAACGAGGGCAACTTCTACAACGGCAAGCGTCAGGCCGGTCGGTACTTCTTCGCCACCGAACTGCCGAAGATCGGTCCGATGATGGACTTGATCGCGGCCGGCGACCTGACCTCGTACGAGATGCAGGACGCCTGGTTCTGATCAGGCTCGAGCGGGGGAGTACGCGACCTGCGCAGTCCAGTCCGCGTCCGGTCGGCTGACGGCCGCCCACATCGCGTCCGCGATCGGCGGGGGCGAGAACGGTCCTTCCTTGCCGAGCTCGCCGTTGATCTGGACGCAGACGGCGCGGATCCCGTCGGCTTTCAGTGTCTTGTCGATGCTCGTGGTGAGGTTCCGGACCGCGGCCTTCTGCACGCCGAGCGAGGCGGCGCCGGCGTACGGGGTGTCCGCGGCGGCGCTGCCGGTGACCAGCACACGCGCGCCGGACGACATGTACGGACGCGCCGCCTGGAGGGCCGGGAGCAGCGCCGCAGCGCCGAACATGACGTCCTCGAGCAGCTCGGCGGGAGTCAGCTCGAGCGGCGACTTCTCGCGCCACGCACTCGGGTTGAAGTGGAGTACGTCGATGCGCCCGCGCGCCTCACCGATCTCCGTGATCGTGGCGGTGATCGAGTCCGCGTCGGTGAGTGACAGGCCGGCGGCGTACGCCTCGAACCCCTCGTCGCGGAGAGTCTGTGTGAGCGGCTCCATGGCTTCGGCGGTCGCGCCGATCAGGACCGGGGCGTACCCCTTGCGGGCAAAGCGACGCGACACCCCCAGACCCAGACCGGGACCGGCACCGATGACGACGTAGACAGGGCTGCTCATGGGCCCATCATGACGTGTTTCATCGCACAACGGCGAGGCTTCGCAACCGTGCGCGCGATCCCGTTACCGTCGGAGCATGCCTCTGGTTCTTCCCCGCCTCGGGCCCTGCACGGCTGTCGCGGTCGCGATTGCGGTGAGTGCTGTCACGAGTTCGATCGTCGCCGGATTCGAGCCGGGCACCAGGGCCCCGCACGCAGCGATTTCGCTCGCTGGCGGGCGGACGGGCGCCATCAATTCGGCGGCGCGCCCACCGGTGGAACCCCTGCCGGTGGCCACGGGCGGGCGCATGCCGCGCGTCGACTGCCGGCGCGCCAAATGCGTCGCCCTGACCTTCGACGACGGTCCCGACGTCTACACCGAGCGACTTCTGCGTACGCTCCGCGCTGCCCACACACGCGCGACGTTCTTCATGCTCGGGATCCAGGTCCAGAAGTTCCCGACCGTTGCCCGCCATGTCGCGGCCGCCACCGAGGAGGTCGGTGACCACACCTGGGACCACAAGGACCTGACCCGGCTCAGCCCCCACGACGTGCTGGTCGAACTCGCCCGGGCACGGACCGAGATCGCAGCCGCGACCCGGATGTGGCCGGCCGTTTTCCGGCCGCCGTACGGATCCACGAATCCGACGGTCGCGCGCATGGTCGGTGGGCTCGGGATGCCGGTGATCCTCTGGAACGTGGACACCATGGACTGGCGCGACCGGAAGACGAGCGTCGTCGCCCAGCGTGCGGTCAACGAGGCGCGGCCGGGCGCGATCATCCTGATGCACGACATCTACTCGAGTACGGTCGACGCGGTACCGGCGATCATCAAGGGTCTGCGCCAGCGGGGATTCACCCTGGTCACGGTGAGCCAACTGCTCGGGTCGACCCGACCCGGTCAGACCTACTTCAGCCGCTAGCCTGAACCCATGACCGCTGACTGGCGCGCGGCTCTCGTGGCCGACATCCGTACCCTCATCAACTCAGCCGAGCCGGCTGTCGAGGAAGAGGCCAAGTGGCGCAAGGCGTCCAACCCCGATGGCGTCCCGACGTTCTCGTGCAAGGGTCTCGTGTGCACCGTGGAGACGTACAAGGACAAGGTGAAGGTGACCTTCGCCAAAGGTGCATCGCTGCCCGATCCGACGGGCATGTTCATCCCCGTCGAGGGCGGCACCCGTCGCGCAGTGGACTTCTTCGGCACCGATGACCTGGACGACGACGCCTTCACCGCGATCGTGAAGGCGGCCGTCGCCGTCAACCGGGGCTAGACCCCTGCGACCTTCTCCAACTCGACCAGCGCGTCCTCGAGGTGGACCAGCAGTCGCTGCAGACTGGGTACGGTCTTGCGGCAGCCGGTGAGCCCGATACCGAGCTGTCCCGCGTACGACACCGCGGTGATGTTGAGGCCCTGACCGTGCATCGGGACTGAGGCCGGATACATCCCGACGAGCTTGGCGCCGTTGAAGTACATCGTCTCCTTCGGCCCGGGCACGTTGGAGATCGTCACGTTGAACGGCAGGTTGAAGTAGTTGCTCAGGCCGAGCATCGGCAACGCCATCGACGGGGCCATGCCGAGCAGGCCCATGGCCGTGATCTGAGCCTTGGTCATCGTCGACATCATCTGCTTGCCCGCAGCCATCGCCGCGTGGATGTCCTGCAGCCGGGTGCCCGCATCCGGCTCGTCAGTGCCCAACTTGACCATCAGGAATCCCAGCGCGTTGCCGCCGTCGCCGGACGCCTCGCCCGCGCTCTTGGCGTTGAGTCCGACCGGGACGGCCGAGATCAGGGAGGTGTCGGGCAGCGAGTCGTGTTCGATGAGGTATGCCCGCAGCGCGCCGCCGCACATCGCCAGCAGTACGTCGTTGAGCGTGGTCCCGGTGGCAGCGCCGACCGCCTTGAGGCGGGCGATGTCCCAGTCGTCGGCCGCAAAGCGACGGGCGCCACTGATCTTCTGGTTGAGGATCGTCCGCGGCGCGCGCAGCGAGATCGGGCCGGCGTTGGTCAGCGTGAGCGCGTTGCGGAACGACTTGTAGGTGGCCCCGGGCAACCCGGCTGCCTCCGAGATCGCGCCGGCTGCCGTACGCAGGGCGCTCGACGGCGCCTTGGTGACGGCCTTGGTCCTGGACGGCTTGTCCTTCGGTGCCCGCTCCTTGTACGCGAACGGCGGCACCATCCCGCGCTCGTCGGGGTCGGAGGAGAAGGCGCTGGCGAGCAGCCGCATCGCCGAGACACCGTCGACCAGCGCGTGGTGAATCTTGGTGTACATCGCGATCCGGCCGTCGTCGAGGCCCTCGATGACCCAGGTCTCCCACAGCGGTCGGTCGTGCGCCATCCGCTGCCCGTGAAGGCGCGACGTCAGGTCCAGCAGCTCGCGGATGCGACCGGGCCGGGGGAGGGCGCTGTGGCGTACGTGGTGCTCGATGTCGAAGTTGTCGTCCTCGACCCACACCAGCTGACCACCGGTCGCGATCGACCGGTACGGACGCTTCGCGAACAGCGGACGGAGACGCTCGACCTTGAGCTGCTCCTCGTACAACCCGCGGACGTAGTCGTCGCCGGCGCCCTCAGGCTTCTCGAACAGGAGCAGGCCGCCGACGTGGATCGGCATGTCCTTGCTCTCGGCCATGAAGAACGCCAGGGACTGCGGGTCAAAGGGAGAAGCCATGGCGGCCTCCTTCACGATGCGTACGCCAAGGCAGTCTTTCTATCAGACGCCCCGCGACCCACCCCCCGTGCTCAGATTCCCTTCGTCGCCGCCAGCTGTGCCTGCACCGCCGCATGGTGCTCCGCGGCGGCCTTGCGGGCGCGACGCGGGTCCCAGAATCCAGCCATGAAGAACACCATCGGCAGGAAGATGATCTGGCCGATCAGTGCCCACCAGAAGTAGGTCTGCCACTGTCCGGGGCTGTCCTTCGCCGCCTGCTGGACCTTGGGTCCGGTCGCCTGCAGGTACTGCAGCTTCTGCTGCACGACCGGGTTCGCCAGCGCCGCGTACTTGCCCAGGAACTGCTGGTCGGCGACCGGCACCTTCGCCAGGCTCTGGAGCGTCGCGGCCGCCGCGACCACCGGCGCGCCGCTGATCTTCATGAAGAGCAGATCTGCAGTCGGCACCGTCGCGAGCGCTGCGAGCCGCTGAGTGGCGACAGCCGGGGTCACGTGGAGCGCTGCCACGATGTCTCCGACGGCCTTCTGCAGGGCAGCGGGATCGTTCGGGTTGGCAAGCAGCGCGCCCTGCGTGGCCGCGTCGATCGCCTGAGCGGTCTGCAGCTGGGCGCCGTACTGGGCGTTGATCTGCATGGTCTTGGCGACGTCTGCAGGGCTGGCGCCGGAGATCTCCACCAGGGCCTTGCCAGCGGCGGCCTGGTCGGCCGGGTTGGCGGCGAGCGCGGCCTGGGTGGCTGGGTCGAGCTTCTGTGCAGCGGCCAGTTCCGTGGCGTACGTGGCCTCGAGGGCCTGCGCCTTGGCGGCGATCGTCGGATCGGCGGCGACGGCCTGCACGACCGCGTTCTGCGCCGGGGTGAGGGCCGGGTCGGCGCCGGCGACCAGCGCCTGCACCTGGGCACCGTCCTGCACCAGCGTGGTCACGCTCTTGACGACGTACGGGTTCGCGACGAGGACCGCGGTGACGGCCAGGCGGACGGTGAAGCCCCAGATGGCCAGGCCGGATCCGGTGAGCGCCGGGTTGCGTCGCTCGACGGTCTCCGTGAAGCCGGCCATCCAGGGAGCGAACGTCAGACCGAGGAAGAACGCCAGGGCGATCAGCAGCACCTTCCAGTGGTCGAAGGACGTCGACGCGACACCGGTCTGGTGGATGATCAGGTACGTCGCGACGATCGACCCGACAGCACCGACGATCATGAACGGCTTGCGCACGGCCAGACGGTCCGACAGCCAGCCGACGGCGATGAGGGCGAAGACCTGGAAGCCCCACATCCAGTAGCCGAGTTCGTTGGCCTGGGAGGTGGAGTAGCCGAACACGGTCTGGAAGAAGACCGGGAAGACACCGATCGCGATGAAGTAGATCGCCAGGTAGACGCTGATCGCGACGGCCGAACCAACCACGTCGAAGTGCATGAGCTGTCGCACGGGGTGCTTGAGGGAGGCCTCGACGTCGATCCCGCGTGCGCGGGCCTCGGCCAGCGCAATGTCCTCCTCGCTGACGATGACCTGGTCGCGTACGCCGGGGGCGAGCTCGCGCAGGAAGAGCAGCGCCAGGACGAACACGCCGAGTCCTGCCCAGCCGGCGATCGCGTACTCGTCCTGCCAGCTGCCGACGTGGCCGATGGTCTTGCTGATCACGAAGCTGCTGATGAGCGCGCCCGCGACCGGACCGATGGTCCAGAAGCCCATCGCGGTGGCGCGGCCGACCTGCGGGCTGAAGTCGCGGACGAGAGCCGGCGTCGCCACCAGGACGACGCCTTCGAGCGCTCCGAGCAGGACGTACCAGAACATCACGGCGCCGGAGCTGTGCGCGTTCGGGAAGCCGAGGATGCACACCAGAGCGCAGCCGAGCAGGCCCACGACCACGAGGTTGGCGCGACCATACTTGTCGGTGATGCCGCCGGCCGCGGAGGTGACCGCGCTGGCGAACGCGGAGATGACGTTGATCCACATGTAGTACGTGAACGTCATGCCGTT comes from Nocardioides baekrokdamisoli and encodes:
- a CDS encoding MFS transporter, which codes for MSHASRSGLSMLWRRELAHYPRAGVRALNLGIIVLTTVLFYYQYYVISGVAAQVMSTNGMTFTYYMWINVISAFASAVTSAAGGITDKYGRANLVVVGLLGCALVCILGFPNAHSSGAVMFWYVLLGALEGVVLVATPALVRDFSPQVGRATAMGFWTIGPVAGALISSFVISKTIGHVGSWQDEYAIAGWAGLGVFVLALLFLRELAPGVRDQVIVSEEDIALAEARARGIDVEASLKHPVRQLMHFDVVGSAVAISVYLAIYFIAIGVFPVFFQTVFGYSTSQANELGYWMWGFQVFALIAVGWLSDRLAVRKPFMIVGAVGSIVATYLIIHQTGVASTSFDHWKVLLIALAFFLGLTFAPWMAGFTETVERRNPALTGSGLAIWGFTVRLAVTAVLVANPYVVKSVTTLVQDGAQVQALVAGADPALTPAQNAVVQAVAADPTIAAKAQALEATYATELAAAQKLDPATQAALAANPADQAAAGKALVEISGASPADVAKTMQINAQYGAQLQTAQAIDAATQGALLANPNDPAALQKAVGDIVAALHVTPAVATQRLAALATVPTADLLFMKISGAPVVAAAATLQSLAKVPVADQQFLGKYAALANPVVQQKLQYLQATGPKVQQAAKDSPGQWQTYFWWALIGQIIFLPMVFFMAGFWDPRRARKAAAEHHAAVQAQLAATKGI